The genomic window TGAGAAGCAGGGATCTGACGACGTTGGTGGTGGAAACCCCTTTCTCACTTGCTTGTCTTCGGCTCCGTCTCAAAAAGTTCCTTACCCTGCCAGCACATCGTATCTGGAATTCTTTGTCTCTCTAAATCCCACCAGTTTCCAGTGTAGCCATAACCATGTACCTTGTCTGGGGGGCATGTCGTAAAATTCTATTTCACACCATGACTGAAAAATTGGACTCTTCTTGCAAAAAGCCTTGTAGCAGCGTGCTCCAGTCAGGCACGTGCTGCATGTCCTCGAACATTCCTGCATCGTTCATCTCGACAAATTTGCGGGTTGTCGACCCCGGCATGACGCCGCTTCCGAGTCCTTGATCAAGACCAGCGCTCGCAGGCACCTCACTCATTGGCAACTGACTTCCTCCTTTCTCACAACCATCCCGTGGTATAGACGCCGCGGCGCGGGCCATTAATGCCTTGAAAATCGTCCACTTGGGTCCCCGAAAGACAGCTGTACCCGTCTTCTCCATCACCTTGACGTATTCTTCTACAGATTTGAAGGCCCGAAGGGCGCAAGACCTTCTCGGGCGCAGGCATATGTTCCACAGAATAAACAGCATCAAGTGATACTGCGGGTATGATCGCACCGACCAGGTATACGGACGCAGCAGCTCATCCTTCAGTAAGTGCTGTCCTTCTTCAAACAAGCCAAGTGCCTCGAGGAGGGTTTCCTCTGTCGCCAAAAGCTCCTGTTGTTCCGGATGGTGGTGAGCCTCCCACTGCTGGCGCGTGACAAAGTCCAATTTGCGGACAATGAAGCGACAAGTTATGAGTGTGAGTCTTTGCATGGGAATGACGGGGTTGCATTCTTTGATAAGGGTCTCGACGGTTTCTACTAATTTGGCGACGATGCGATCTCGAGCCTCGAAAGGCGGGGGGGTCGAAGGGTTGGACCATGATAGTTGGAGGAGGTCAGCCCATGTTTGGCAAATGCGAATGTTGGCGAGGGATGAGAGGATGCGAGTCCAGCCTTTGCGGGGTGGTGGGAGGTCCTTCATGTTCGGATCCAGATCATTGTCTTCGAGGTTGAGTGGGAGCTCAgcaccaccagacattgtGACATTAGGCGTGGGAAGGTCGAGCAGGCCGAGATCTTCGGCAACCCGGCCATCACGACCCAGTAGGTACCACCACAGACGGCGGCGGATTTCGGACTCGAACGGCGAGAGGCCGAGTTTCGTGCCATCACGGTGGAGACCGATGGATTGCGCGATTCTTATGGCTAGGCCATTGAAGGTCCAGACGGAGCGGCCCGTGTTGTGGACTCGTACTGCGCTCTGGTGGGCGCGCGAGTTAGAACGCGAGTGAGGGTAGGAAGAAATGATGTGATGACATACAAGGTAGATTGCCATGGCCTGTAGCAATACGACGGTAGGGTTCTCCAGCAAATCTGCCTGGGCGAAACTCTGTTCGAGTCCGGCTTTGTACCGGTGCAGGGCACTCATCCAGGACTCCCCTAGAAGCCGTGGGCAGTCCTCCCTCTCATCGAGAGCGACAGTCGAGGCGTAGTATACGGCGTAGCACAATGCCAATGCTTCAGGTGAAGCTGTTTCTGGGTTGTTAATCACCGTGTAGACTAAAACTTCCGAAGTCGGAATGTGGAGAATTTTGAAGAGGCAGTCGACATTGTCCACAAAGACCATCCATAGCTGCACAGCGGTATATTTGGAAGGGTGGTAACTTGAAGGTGGATGGGACGGTAGGGGCGTTGACAGTATTCCCATGGGATTGAAGGGCGATGGGACATGTGCCTGGGCCACTTCATCTGTCCTCGGTGTTGCGAGGGCAGTACGGACATCGCTCTCCTACGCATTTCG from Metarhizium brunneum chromosome 2, complete sequence includes these protein-coding regions:
- the asaR_0 gene encoding C6 transcription factor asaR, with translation MSSHSPSPETPERSQTPASVSSAAPVQRSCATCRRRKVRCDKKRPCTPCSRGGHACSYPPKEPRAPRVRKATINDVATRISRLEETLTSIPAREASHPHARFPASPKTVIAGPHASPFSTGGVGHETSPAAVGSPHPGGEILLEKGSSAQYFNEVLVSRVVGQESDVRTALATPRTDEVAQAHVPSPFNPMGILSTPLPSHPPSSYHPSKYTAVQLWMVFVDNVDCLFKILHIPTSEVLVYTVINNPETASPEALALCYAVYYASTVALDEREDCPRLLGESWMSALHRYKAGLEQSFAQADLLENPTVVLLQAMAIYLSAVRVHNTGRSVWTFNGLAIRIAQSIGLHRDGTKLGLSPFESEIRRRLWWYLLGRDGRVAEDLGLLDLPTPNVTMSGGAELPLNLEDNDLDPNMKDLPPPRKGWTRILSSLANIRICQTWADLLQLSWSNPSTPPPFEARDRIVAKLVETVETLIKECNPVIPMQRLTLITCRFIVRKLDFVTRQQWEAHHHPEQQELLATEETLLEALGLFEEGQHLLKDELLRPYTWSVRSYPQYHLMLFILWNICLRPRRSCALRAFKSVEEYVKVMEKTGTAVFRGPKWTIFKALMARAAASIPRDGCEKGGSQLPMSEVPASAGLDQGLGSGVMPGSTTRKFVEMNDAGMFEDMQHVPDWSTLLQGFLQEESNFSVMV